From a region of the Trichoderma atroviride chromosome 6, complete sequence genome:
- a CDS encoding mitochondrial 54S ribosomal protein mL57 (BUSCO:EOG092D4CIZ) → MALQSCRPSLARCRHTARALAPCARTFATESESAPSTPESFKIPATSASTKTKPRWSQTPQGMKAPLQLDFAKSARNKIWAVNNDPTRLDEVYNRLLGPGGSKMLPEELKWLAVTHKSFDQGRRGFNDRLALLGRLTMVMEATKEIVSKEPLDGSIFPDQFDRTPLEDDQLLSVDNLNVMGPRDIIGKDKLYQLANNVGLMDVVRWKPRLPRRLEASGVEVVLNSALMAIIGAVTLQHGSAVAAQVVRERILAQVPKDN, encoded by the exons ATGGCTCTTCAGTCCTGCCGTCCGAGCCTGGCTCGCTGTCGGCACACCGCCCGCGCCTTGGCCCCATGCGCACGCACATTCGCAACGGAATCCGAATCTGCACCTTCAACACCAGAGTCCTTCAAGATCCCCGCGACATCAGCCAGCACGAAGACGAAGCCGCGATGGAGCCAGACGCCGCAGGGAATGAAGGcgcctctgcagctggacTTTGCAAAGAGCGCCCGTAATAAGATCTGGGCGGTGAATAACGATCCCACGCGGCTGGATGAAGTGTACAACCGCTTGCTCGGACCGGGAGGTAGCAAGATGCTGCCGGAGGAACTCAAGTGGCTGGCGGTGACACACAAGAGCTTTGATCAAGGAAGGAGAGGGTTCAATGACAGATTGGCACTGCTAG GACGGTTGACAATGGTAATGGAAGCAACAAAAGAGATTGTCAGCAAAGAGCCTCTTGACGGCTCAATATTCCCCGATCAATTCGACAGAACACCATTGGAGGACGACCAATTGCTTTCGGTAGACAACCTCAACGTCATGGGACCCCGAGACATAATCGGCAAGGATAAGCTCTACCAGTTGGCTAACAACGTTGGGCTGATGGATGTAGTTCGGTGGAAGCCCCGATTG CCCCGACGGCTCGAGGCCTCAGGTGTGGAAGTGGTGTTAAACTCGGCgctcatggccatcatcggcgccgtcACGCTGCAGCACGGATCTGCCGTGGCGGCGCAGGTGGTGAGGGAGAGGATCTTGGCGCAGGTACCCAAGGACAACTAA
- a CDS encoding uncharacterized protein (EggNog:ENOG41~TransMembrane:2 (o744-765i777-802o)) has protein sequence MEGPPEVVVAFPPDPMTVKNALGINQDMIPSVDHTDALPLVLPVPPSPMLLPVDSPMSRPRKSTESAPSAIRSRPAAGPLTPPSRPISLPPQQTSAFRKPSPLMRASLDQELAIDRLSPPLRGRVGRSFSRSMSLDSDIGGASSPPRYRGFPPLSARSKSTFDRALIGDENDSDDGEDDGGLEGSPKLPESVLAIRKMAKERGHRPSETVIVDDGVVAAHTAFMKPEAKARKFVWIHLPFNNPTWVTAILQTLQVSYQRDFSALSNHDFWVRRHTRGRHSQHYAHFAKPGCYFTAPRTLSPRAHSVTSRSLSPPGGDDQMYVCVFLPYLHFDSYKRLIRRRELIAKRLAHGRARPVPESVAKSDSVELQVVWEFLGHDPPINCRRTLDQYGYPSIRDTRSRDDDQMLYKLTKERYYDVAEYRGLYSQTSGSGSASGESSNKSGNGSGTGSGNAGGSRTGSWRERLNKQNGGENGDEEVEKDVLNGNVLMVDQLWIWTISTHTLLSFFPKRESDPIEGPLYQQADLRDSIFNDVNVDLTRLCDSSLDLAALAALHAVSVLLDRASHPDLEVFRIFEEAISILTEKLTTSLKEFRSEGFRDKAFDYEPVENKARSIRERHKQEGRRAEQENRDNTSALLELRDIEDELATLLGLFERQTKVISSMHTIYNRPEMRAHTVHGRGFLVEALKRLGEYIHVTEEMIRRVKNTRDEYDKLLQMVQRQAQVDEVRLSRLHADLASAQSRSVLIFTTFTVIFLPLQFFTGIFGMNTREWGGGDNLPLRTIAVIGIPASVLLIVVTLIVAWSTNARRFFKWIGRRYGGAIRFFYEIFARPVAQWTMKYMDSMAARREGKRRQGGPGRGEDRAPNGSLSTETSDFWERHRLERERGYQIPEVMMGWG, from the exons ATGGAGGGACCACCCGAGGTTGTTGTTGCGTTTCCTCCGGATCCTATGACGGTAAAGAATGCGTTGGGTATTAATCAAGACATGATCCCTTCGGTTGATCACACTGATGCGCTGCCTTTGGTATTGCCGGTGCCGCCGTCGCCCATGCTTCTACCGGTTGACTCTCCAatgtcaaggccaagaaagagTACGGAATCTGCACCGTCGGCAATACGTTCACGGCCTGCAGCTGGACCTTTGACGCCTCCTTCTCGGCCCATCTCGCTGCCCCCTCAGCAAACGTCGGCTTTTCGGAAACCCTCGCCCCTTATGCGGGCGAGCCTAGACCAGGAGCTCGCTATTGATCGTCTTTCGCCTCCTTTACGTGGCCGAGTCGGGCGGTCATTTAGCCGGTCTATGAGTCTGGACAGTGACATTGGGGGCGCATCATCTCCCCCTCGGTATCGTGGCTTTCCTCCTTTATCTGCGCGAAGTAAAAGTACGTTTGACAGGGCTCTTATTGGAGATGAGAATGATAGCGATGACGGTGAGGACGACGGTGGGCTGGAGGGGTCTCCGAAACTGCCCGAGAGCGTTCTTGCGATTCGGAAGATGGCAAAGGAGAGGGGCCACAGGCCGAGCGAAACTGTGATTGTAGATGACGGGGTGGTGGCGGCTCATACTGCGTTTATGAAGCCGGAGGCTAAGGCGAGGAAGTTTGTTTGGATTCATTTGCCGTTTAATAACCCTACCTGGGTGACT GCTATCCTTCAGACGTTGCAGGTTTCCTATCAGAGGGACTTTTCTGCCTTGTCGAATCATGATTTTTGGGTGAGGAGGCATACGCGCGGGAGACACTCGCAGCATTATGCACATTTTGCGAAACCGGGATGTTACTTTACAGCACCTCGGACGT TATCTCCACGGGCTCATTCTGTGACCAGCCGCTCCCTTTCACCACCTGGTGGAGACGACCAGATGTATGTTTGTGTGTTTCTCCCGTACCTACACTTTGACTCGTACAAGAGACTCATCCGCCGACGCGAACTCATTGCGAAGCGTTTGGCTCACGGGAGGGCCAGGCCCGTGCCTGAATCTGTTGCCAAGTCGGATTCTGTTGAACTGCAAGTTGTCTGGGAGTTCTTGGGACATGACCCGCCAATTAACTGCCGGCGCACGCTGGATCAATATGGCTACCCGTCGATCAGGGATACACGGTCTCGGGACGACGACCAAATGCTGTACAAGTTGACAAAGGAAAGATACTATGACGTGGCTGAATACAGGGGATTGTATAGTCAGACTTCGGGCAGTGGTTCCGCGTCAGGAGAAAGCAGTAATAAAAGCGGAAACGGGAGCGGGACTGGGAGCGGCAATGCTGGTGGAAGCCGGACTGGGAGCTGGCGGGAGAGGCTCAATAAACAGAATGGCGGCGAGaacggagatgaagaggttgAGAAGGATGTGCTGAATGGGAATGTGCTGATGGTGGACCAGCTATGGATCTGGACTATTTCAACTC ATACGCTGCTTTCATTCTTCCCCAAGCGGGAGAGCGATCCTATCGAGGGGCCATTGTATCAGCAGGCAGATCTGCGCGATAGCATCTTCAACGATGTCAATGTAGATCTCACTCGCCTTTGTGATAGCTCTTTGGACTTGGCGGCACTAGCAGCTCTGCATGCGGTGAGCGTTCTCCTTGACCGGGCTTCTCATCCCGATTTGGAGGTCTTTCGCatctttgaagaagccattAGCATCTTG ACTGAGAAACTTACAACATCTCTCAAAGAGTTCCGCTCAGAGGGATTCCGTGACAAGGCTTTTGACTATGAGCCTGTCGAGAATAAAGCTCGCTCGATCCGGGAGCGTCACAAACAGGAGGGTCGACGAGCCGAGCAAGAGAATAGGGACAACACTTCGGCGTTGTTGGAGCTACGAGATATTGAGGACGAATTGGCAACTCTACTGGGGCTCTTTGAGAGACAGACAAAAGTGATTTCATCGATGCACACCATCTATAATCGCCCCGAGATGAGAGCCCACACGGTCCATGGCAGAGGATTCCTCGTTGAGGCGCTGAAGCGGCTGGGAGAGTATATCCACGTGACGGAGGAAATGATTCGACGGGTGAAGAATACGAGAGACGAATACGACAAATTGCTGCAAATGGTGCAGCGCCAGGCGCAAGTTGACGAAGTACGACTCAGTAGACTTCACGCTGATTTAGCCAGCGCACAGAGCCGAAGTGTGTTGATCTTTACGACCTTTACCGTCATATTCCTGCCGCTTCAGTTCTTTACGGGAATATTTGGCATGAACACGCGAGAATGGGGAGGAGGCGACAATTTGCCGCTGCGGACGATTGCCGTGATTGGCATCCCGGCGAGCGTGCTCCTAATCGTGGTGACTCTCATCGTTGCGTGGAGCACCAATGCGCGACGCTTCTTCAAGTGGATCGGGAGGCGGTATGGAGGAGCAATTCGGTTCTTTTACGAAATCTTTGCAAGACCCGTGGCGCAGTGGACAATGAAGTACATGGATAGTatggcggcgaggagggaaGGGAAGCGCAGGCAGGGAGGGCCCGGGAGAGGGGAAGACAGAGCTCCGAATGGCAGCTTGAGCACGGAGACGAGTGATTTCTGGGAGAGGCATCggctggagagggagagggggTATCAGATTCCAGAG GTTATGATGGGATGGGGATGA
- a CDS encoding uncharacterized protein (EggNog:ENOG41~TransMembrane:9 (o20-39i60-82o88-107i128-148o188-208i215-235o255-277i289-311o317-339i)) yields MPPHAPRWLLAPPIQTAPLKYLLVMPVVLSVATFAALFASSDVDIALLWSQCHAHARIPGLSRIPLLGTPACFLVSFFQAALDSLRSRAVMGVILAYVGALATVCTVESARRCNRPNALIARPTLWWLVFNLLGGAMVWQLVIVPAFLHRAKALAMAKQQAGSNENEVESDALNATGQGRTLPDSEAVAIPIAVAVGYYLPSVLMLAYNSPVAIAAWLFFPAYVSLVRQGVRYIIQRIRRVGPTDIHHESHWQSVALVYTLPIVLSVAAHLFVLWNLAQRDDRKELTKLAVSFIEIDFQFIAWTVLYWVFVEAGWRVPLGMIAISVLAGPGAGTCLGWLHRERVLRNGFAGLFESEASGDDERVGEEAPLLR; encoded by the coding sequence ATGCCTCCTCATGCTCCAAGATGGCTCCTCGCGCCGCCCATCCAGACGGCGCCCTTGAAATACCTGCTCGTCATGCCCGTCGTCCTCTCCGTCGCCACCTTTGCCGCGCTCTTCGCCTCGTCCGACGTCGACATCGCGCTGCTGTGGTCGCAGTGCCACGCCCACGCGCGCATCCCCGGCCTCAGCCGCATCCCGCTGCTGGGCACGCCGGCCTGCTTCCtcgtcagcttcttccaggccGCGCTCGACTCGCTGCGGTCGCGCGCCGTCATGGGCGTCATCCTGGCCTACGTCGGCGCGCTGGCCACGGTGTGCACCGTCGAGTCGGCGCGGCGCTGCAACCGGCCGAATGCGCTGATTGCGCGGCCCACGCTGTGGTGGCTGGTCTTCAACCTGCTGGGCGGCGCCATGGTGTGGCAGCTGGTGATTGTGCCGGCCTTTCTGCACCGGGCCAAggcgctggcgatggcgaagcAGCAGGCGGGCAGCAACGAGAATGAGGTTGAAAGCGATGCCCTCAACGCCACGGGGCAGGGCCGCACGCTGCCAGACTCCGAGGCCGTGGCCATCCCCattgccgtcgccgtcggctACTACCTGCCCTCGGTCCTCATGCTGGCGTACAACTCGCCCGTCGCAATCGCCGCCTGGCTCTTCTTCCCGGCCTACGTCTCGCTCGTGCGCCAGGGCGTGCGGTACATCATCCAGAGGATACGCCGCGTGGGCCCGACCGACATCCACCACGAGTCGCACTGGCAGAGCGTGGCCCTCGTGTACACGCTGCCCATCGTGTTGTCTGTAGCGGCGCACTTGTTTGTCCTCTGGAACCTGGCCCAGCGCGACGATCGCAAGGAGCTGACCAAGCTGGCGGTGAGCTTCATCGAGATTGACTTCCAGTTCATTGCCTGGACCGTCTTGTATTGGGTTTTTGTTGAGGCCGGGTGGCGGGTGCCGTTGGGCATGATTGCGATTTCGGTCCTGGCCGGGCCTGGCGCGGGCACTTGCTTGGGGTGGCTGCATCGTGAGAGGGTGCTGAGGAATGGCTTTGCGGGGCTGTTTGAGTCTGAGGCTTCTGGGGATGATGAGCGTGTAGGTGAAGAGGCACCGCTGTTGAGATGA